One Anaerohalosphaeraceae bacterium DNA window includes the following coding sequences:
- a CDS encoding MBL fold metallo-hydrolase, producing MKREIIFLLVSCLLMFFFAFVRAADEPKDSQKQEKAFETDVFQTDLGDLVITFIGHGTLMMTCGGKVIHIDPWTQLADYTKLPKADLILITHEHRDHLDPKAVELLRKDGTIVVIPEKCREAVPNGLVMKNGDRKKLLDMDIEAVPAYNLIHKRPDGQPFHPKGQGSGYVITFGKTRVYIAGDTENIPEMQNLKDIAVAFLPMNLPFTMTPQMTADAARMFRPKVLYPYHYGQTDPNELVRLLAEDKDIEVRIRRLP from the coding sequence ATGAAAAGGGAAATCATCTTTCTTCTTGTCTCCTGCTTGCTAATGTTCTTTTTCGCTTTCGTCCGGGCGGCGGATGAGCCGAAAGACTCACAAAAGCAGGAAAAGGCATTCGAAACCGATGTCTTTCAGACTGATTTGGGGGATTTGGTCATTACCTTTATCGGGCACGGCACGCTGATGATGACCTGCGGCGGCAAGGTCATTCACATCGACCCCTGGACGCAGCTGGCCGACTACACAAAACTGCCCAAGGCGGACCTGATTCTGATTACGCACGAACACCGAGACCATCTGGACCCTAAGGCGGTCGAGCTGCTTCGAAAAGACGGCACCATCGTGGTCATTCCCGAAAAATGCAGGGAGGCCGTCCCGAACGGTTTGGTGATGAAAAACGGGGACAGGAAAAAACTGCTGGACATGGACATCGAAGCCGTACCCGCCTACAACCTGATTCATAAACGGCCGGACGGTCAGCCCTTCCATCCGAAAGGACAGGGCAGCGGCTATGTCATCACGTTCGGCAAGACACGGGTCTATATCGCCGGCGATACGGAAAACATCCCGGAAATGCAAAACCTCAAAGATATTGCCGTCGCCTTCCTGCCGATGAATCTGCCCTTTACGATGACGCCCCAGATGACCGCGGATGCGGCCCGGATGTTCCGCCCCAAAGTGCTTTATCCCTATCACTACGGGCAGACCGACCCGAATGAGCTGGTCCGGCTGCTGGCCGAGGACAAGGACATCGAGGTCCGAATTCGCCGGCTGCCCTGA
- the mscL gene encoding large-conductance mechanosensitive channel protein MscL encodes MSLWKEFKAFAMRGNVIDMAVGIIIGAAFGKIVNSLVNDVLMPPLGMLLGQMDFSEFSITLRDAVVSETGQVVSQAVKINYGMFINTVINFIIVAAAIFALIKIINLAKKKEEAAAPTPAASRQELLLEEIRDILKSK; translated from the coding sequence ATGAGTCTGTGGAAGGAATTCAAGGCGTTTGCGATGCGGGGCAATGTGATTGACATGGCCGTCGGCATCATCATCGGGGCCGCCTTCGGCAAGATTGTCAACTCGCTGGTCAATGATGTTCTGATGCCGCCGCTGGGAATGCTGCTGGGCCAGATGGATTTCTCGGAGTTTTCGATTACGCTGCGGGATGCCGTAGTTTCCGAGACCGGGCAGGTGGTTTCGCAGGCCGTCAAAATCAACTACGGGATGTTCATCAACACGGTGATTAATTTCATCATTGTAGCCGCTGCAATCTTTGCCTTGATTAAAATTATCAATCTGGCCAAAAAGAAAGAAGAGGCGGCTGCACCGACTCCGGCTGCGAGCAGGCAGGAGCTTCTGCTTGAAGAAATCCGCGACATTCTGAAATCCAAGTAG
- a CDS encoding nitrilase-related carbon-nitrogen hydrolase, producing the protein MDRGEWAYRGAGIAGGLLLMAGNLYGPLCLLQLSALPVLLFLSLRTFNPKGAALCGFYMGLSFSIPQMFALRMPLLVTVGLLIWFTGILTLLCLGCAFLVRQGVLLGSLAVGAFWALLDWASCTAVPIWGLAQSFARSWTAYPILIQFISLTGICGVPLMLGALQGLASCLLARPACRKRAASALAAILLGLGILNTGLFLQKPSGHLRAAAAGWVFDDSSSEIDPHSTEGFEKLFAEPARQAARQGAVLFTTGELGFCIADHNRQEWMERFGRIARECRLWLAVGYLNISEHKNRMFFMSPEGEIVEEYTKTHLTPMEPRWGGSGELKTVCIENIAVGGLICQDDNFPRLTRHYGRWKTPIVLCPTADWQTIRYPHLQAVRARAIEGRYGIIRGAACGISAAIDPKGRILAQMDHYKEGPGLLVADMPIVQTIPLFSRFGFAPLLTVCGVILAAAACRGLNRTNKKGGQETASEKTQQESPLFSGAPAAQQTELAE; encoded by the coding sequence ATGGACAGGGGAGAATGGGCTTATAGAGGAGCGGGAATTGCGGGCGGGCTGCTGCTGATGGCGGGCAATCTGTACGGGCCTCTGTGTCTTTTGCAATTATCGGCTCTGCCGGTTCTGCTGTTCTTGAGTCTGCGAACGTTCAACCCCAAAGGCGCCGCGCTGTGCGGGTTCTATATGGGTCTGTCCTTTTCGATTCCGCAGATGTTCGCCCTGCGAATGCCTTTGCTTGTTACCGTCGGTCTGCTGATTTGGTTCACCGGGATTCTGACCCTGCTTTGTCTGGGCTGTGCGTTCCTTGTTCGACAAGGCGTTCTTCTCGGTTCGCTGGCTGTCGGGGCCTTCTGGGCCCTGTTGGACTGGGCATCCTGCACAGCCGTTCCCATCTGGGGACTGGCCCAATCCTTTGCGCGGAGCTGGACGGCCTATCCGATTCTAATCCAGTTTATTTCGTTAACCGGCATCTGCGGCGTTCCGCTGATGCTGGGCGCTCTGCAGGGACTGGCAAGCTGTCTTCTGGCCCGCCCCGCCTGCCGTAAACGGGCGGCTTCGGCCCTGGCTGCTATTCTGCTCGGCCTGGGCATCCTGAACACCGGACTTTTTCTGCAGAAACCGAGCGGGCACCTTCGCGCGGCTGCGGCGGGCTGGGTGTTTGATGACAGCTCTTCCGAAATTGACCCGCACAGCACTGAAGGATTTGAAAAACTGTTTGCCGAACCGGCACGGCAGGCTGCCCGTCAAGGCGCCGTGCTTTTTACCACCGGCGAGCTGGGCTTTTGTATTGCAGACCACAACCGGCAGGAATGGATGGAGCGGTTCGGACGAATCGCCCGGGAATGCCGCCTCTGGCTGGCCGTCGGATACCTGAATATCTCCGAACACAAAAACCGCATGTTCTTTATGTCGCCCGAAGGGGAAATTGTCGAAGAATACACCAAAACCCATTTGACGCCGATGGAGCCGCGATGGGGCGGAAGCGGCGAACTCAAAACCGTTTGCATCGAAAACATTGCCGTCGGCGGATTGATTTGTCAGGACGACAATTTTCCCCGTCTGACGCGGCATTACGGGCGATGGAAGACACCGATTGTGCTTTGTCCGACGGCTGATTGGCAGACCATCCGCTATCCGCATCTGCAGGCGGTGCGGGCACGAGCTATTGAAGGCCGATACGGAATCATCCGCGGCGCCGCCTGCGGCATCAGTGCCGCCATTGACCCGAAAGGAAGGATACTCGCCCAAATGGACCATTACAAAGAAGGGCCGGGGCTGCTCGTCGCCGATATGCCGATTGTTCAGACGATTCCCTTGTTCAGCCGCTTCGGCTTTGCGCCGCTCTTGACGGTCTGCGGGGTTATTCTGGCCGCCGCTGCCTGCCGCGGATTGAACCGCACCAATAAAAAAGGCGGTCAGGAGACCGCCTCAGAAAAAACACAACAGGAATCTCCGCTATTTTCCGGCGCCCCAGCCGCCCAGCAGACCGAACTTGCGGAATAA
- a CDS encoding ThuA domain-containing protein: protein MLGRKILAAAAVLVFFSFFHTLWAQPDKPMNEEKTLPKIKALLLDGQMVYEGHKWQETTPVLKAILESSGRFAVDVFTFPPKGQPNEDVCPPFSDYEVVVMNYEGDAWAEKTRQAFVSYMRQGGGLVVVHAADNAFPDWPEWNEMIGLGGWGGRNETAGPMVWWEDGKLVYDTSPGPAGYHGQKADWVVTIRDPNHPITVGLPTRWLHCCDELYSKLRGPAVNLHVLATGRQDPAQRGTGRDELCLFTISYGKGRIFHTTLGHDAASMQCVGFIVTLQRGAEWAAAGTVTLKEVPEDFLTETQTRSRMLMPAK from the coding sequence ATGCTCGGACGCAAAATTTTGGCGGCGGCAGCGGTTCTGGTTTTCTTTTCTTTTTTTCACACCCTTTGGGCACAGCCGGATAAGCCAATGAATGAGGAAAAAACCCTTCCCAAAATAAAAGCCCTTCTTTTGGACGGCCAAATGGTCTATGAGGGCCACAAATGGCAGGAAACGACCCCTGTTCTGAAGGCCATCCTCGAATCCAGCGGGCGATTTGCCGTCGATGTGTTTACCTTCCCGCCGAAAGGGCAACCCAATGAGGATGTTTGTCCGCCGTTTTCGGATTATGAAGTCGTGGTGATGAATTATGAAGGCGACGCCTGGGCGGAGAAAACCAGACAGGCATTTGTCAGCTATATGCGGCAGGGCGGCGGGCTGGTTGTGGTGCATGCGGCGGACAATGCCTTTCCGGACTGGCCCGAGTGGAACGAAATGATCGGGCTGGGCGGCTGGGGCGGACGCAATGAAACAGCAGGCCCGATGGTTTGGTGGGAGGACGGCAAACTCGTTTATGATACTTCCCCCGGTCCGGCGGGCTATCACGGTCAGAAGGCCGACTGGGTTGTGACAATCCGAGACCCGAATCATCCGATTACGGTCGGTTTGCCGACGCGTTGGCTTCACTGCTGTGATGAGCTGTACAGCAAGCTGCGCGGCCCGGCGGTGAATCTGCATGTTCTGGCGACCGGCCGACAGGACCCCGCTCAGCGCGGCACCGGACGCGATGAATTATGTCTGTTTACCATTTCCTACGGAAAAGGGCGCATCTTTCATACCACACTCGGCCACGATGCGGCCTCGATGCAGTGCGTCGGGTTTATTGTCACGCTGCAGCGCGGGGCCGAATGGGCGGCCGCCGGAACGGTTACACTCAAAGAGGTGCCGGAGGATTTCCTCACCGAAACACAGACGCGCAGCCGTATGCTCATGCCCGCCAAATAA